GGACGCGGTCTTCCCCCCCGCCTCACGCCCGCAGGACGCCGCCCTCCAGCTCCACCACGCGCTGGTCGAAGAGGCGCAGGGCCTCGCGCAGGTCGGACGAGGCCGCCTCCGCGGGAGCGTTGCGAGCGTTCATCAGACGCCGCCGTGCCGCCATCAACGCCCGCTGCCCCTGCTCGGTGTGCGGAGCGCTCTCGGCCTCCGCCAGGTCCACCGCCACGCGCAGCACCGAGGTGAGCTCGCGCAGCACCAGGTCGTCCTGGAGCTCCGGGGCCTGGGCGAGCGCGGAGAAGCCCTGCCGCGCGGCCACGAGGTTGCCCTGGGTGGCCTGTACCGCGGACAGGTGCGCGCTGAAGCGCAGCGAGTGCCACCGGGACACCCGGGCCAAGAGCCCCACCGCGTCCTCCAGGCTCACCCGCGCGGCCGGAAGCGCGCCGAGCGCCACCAGCGCCCTGCCCTGCTCGCCCAGCGCCACGCCCTCCACCAGCCGCATGCCGAGCTGCCGCCCCATCCGCACCGCCTCGCCCAACTGCTCGCGCGCATCCGCCGCACGGCCCGCGTCGAGCAGGAAGCAGCCCAGGTTCACCAGCGCCAGCGCCTGGCCCGACCGGTCTCCCACACGCACCGCCTTCTCCAGGGCATCCTCCAGCAGCGCCACCGCCTCCGCCGTGCGCCCGTGCTCGCCAATGGCCAGCGCGTAGTTGACGAGGAAGCCCACCTCGAACGCCACGTCGCCGATGGCCCGGAACAGCTCCAACGCCGAGCACAGGTGCGGCAGCGCCGCCTCCACCCCGCGCCGTCCCAGCTCCAACAGGCCGAGGTTGCCCACCGCGTACGCGTCCAGCCAGCGGTCTCCCCCCGAGGGCAGCTCCAGCGCCTCCTGGATGAGCGTCCAGGCCGCGCCCGTGTCGCACTCCTCCCGGGCCACGATGCACAGATCCACCAGGACACGCTTCTCCCGCTCCCCCGCGCCCAGCTCCCGGTAGATGGCGCGCGCCTCGCCCAGGTCCGTCCACGCGGCCGTCATCCGGCCCTCCATGTGGTGCACCCGGCCCCGGACGGCGAGCGCCTCGGCGCGCGGCAGCGGGTCCACCTCCACGTTGACCGACAGCTCCAGCGCCTTGTCCAGGCGCGCGAGCGTGAGGCCCACCGGCCCGCGCGCCATCACGTCCGGCTCCAGCGCCACCAGCGCGCCCAGGGCCCGCTCGAGCGTGCTCGCCGTGACGGGCGCCACCGCCAGCGCGTTGTCACACGCCGCCAGCAGGTTCTCGCGCTCGAGCACCAGCCGACGGAAGGCCATCTCCCCCGCCCCGCCCCCGCCCCGCTCGCTCAAGCGGCGCGCGAGCGCCAGGTAGCACGCCGCGTGGCGCGCCGCGACCGTCGCCCCCTCTCCCCGCTCCGCCAGGCGGCTCGAGGCGTACTGCCGGATGCTCTCGTACATGCCCAGGCGCAGCTCCCCCGGAAGCCCATCCGGCGTGAAGACGCGCAGGAGCGACTTGGAGCGCAGCGAGTGGATGATCTCCATCACGTCCGGCCCGCCCGGGGGGAACACCAGCACGGCCTCGGCCGACTCCAGGGTGAAGCCGCCGCGGAACACCGAGCACTGCGCCAGCGCCGCGCGCTCGGCGGGCTCCAGCAGGTTCCACGACCAGTCGATCGCCCCCCACAGCGTGTTCTGCCGCGCCGACACGTCGCGCCGCCCGCCACGCAACAGCTCGAAGCGGCGCGAGAGCCGATCCTGGATCTGACTCACCCCGAGCAGGTTGGTGCGCGCCGCCGCCAGTTCGATGGCCAGGGGGATGCCATCCAGCTTGCGTACGATGTCCGCCACCAGCGGGGCCTCCGCCTCCGTCAGCTCGAAGCCCCCGCGCACCGCGCGCGTGCGCTGCACGAACAGGTACACCGCGCCGCAGGCGAGCAGCACCGGCAGCCGCGTCTCGCCCTCCTCGGGCACCCGCAGGGGCTCCAGGTCCACCACGCGCTCGGTGGGCAACTGGAGCGCCTCGCGCGAGGTGACGAGGAAGCGGGCCCGGGGCGCCAGCTCGCGCCAGCGGCCCAGCGTGGCGGGCATGTGCTGGATGACGTGCTCCACGTTGTCGAGGATGACCAGCACGTCCCCACGTCCGGCCAGGGCGCGGCCCAGCCGGTCCGCGGGCTCGCTGTCCTCGCCCGAGCGCGTGAGCGCGACGCCGAGCGCCCGGCCCACGGCATGGCAGATGTCATCCACCGTCACCGCGTCCGACAGCTCGCACAACCACACCCCGCCGTCCCACGACTCCGCCTCCAGGTTGCCGAACCGCATGGCCAGCCGGCTCTTGCCCATGCCGCCCGGGCCCAACAGCGTCACCAGCGAGTGGCCCCCGGCGAAGCAGCGGCGCAACTCCTTCAGCTCCTCGTCGCGGCCAATCAGCTCCCCCGTCTCTCCCGGGAGGTTGCCCCGCCGGGCCTTCTGCACCCGCGGCGCCTCGAAGCGTCGCTCCGCGAGCCGCGCGGGCAGCACCTCCACCAGCGTCATGGGCTCCTCGATGCCCTTGAGGAGGTAGTCGCCCAGCGAGCGCACCATGGGGCCGCCCAGCGCCTCCCACGCGTCCGCCACGCGCGTCCACGCGCTCGCGCTCACCAGCACCTGGCCGCCATGGCCCGCCGAGGCGATGCGCGCCGCCGCGTTCACCATCCGCCCGAAGTAGTCCATGTGGCCGGTGCGCTCGTCGAGTCGGCACTCGGGCTCGCCCAGGTGCACGCCCATGCGCACGCGCAGACCCCGGTGCACCACCCCGTGAGGCCCCCGCTCCACCCGCGCGTCCGGCTCGGCGAGCAGCGCCTCGGGCCAGGGCGCCTCCACCAGCGCCTGCTGCGCCTCCAGACACCAGCGCACCGCCTCCACCACCGACGCGAAGGCCACCATGAAGGAGTCCCCCTGCGTCTTCACCTCGTAGCCCCCGTGTACGTCCAGCAGGGCGCGCAGCACCTCGTTGTGCACGTCCAGCGCCCGGCCCATGTCGTTGGGGCAACGCTCCCACAGCCGGGTGGAGCCCTGCACGTCCGTGAAGACGAGCGCGACCGTGCCCGTGGGGGCCGCCACGGGGGAAGCATCGCGCGACGGGAGCTC
Above is a window of Cystobacter fuscus DNA encoding:
- a CDS encoding ATP-binding protein, giving the protein MFPPAGAIEIPSAGELPSRDASPVAAPTGTVALVFTDVQGSTRLWERCPNDMGRALDVHNEVLRALLDVHGGYEVKTQGDSFMVAFASVVEAVRWCLEAQQALVEAPWPEALLAEPDARVERGPHGVVHRGLRVRMGVHLGEPECRLDERTGHMDYFGRMVNAAARIASAGHGGQVLVSASAWTRVADAWEALGGPMVRSLGDYLLKGIEEPMTLVEVLPARLAERRFEAPRVQKARRGNLPGETGELIGRDEELKELRRCFAGGHSLVTLLGPGGMGKSRLAMRFGNLEAESWDGGVWLCELSDAVTVDDICHAVGRALGVALTRSGEDSEPADRLGRALAGRGDVLVILDNVEHVIQHMPATLGRWRELAPRARFLVTSREALQLPTERVVDLEPLRVPEEGETRLPVLLACGAVYLFVQRTRAVRGGFELTEAEAPLVADIVRKLDGIPLAIELAAARTNLLGVSQIQDRLSRRFELLRGGRRDVSARQNTLWGAIDWSWNLLEPAERAALAQCSVFRGGFTLESAEAVLVFPPGGPDVMEIIHSLRSKSLLRVFTPDGLPGELRLGMYESIRQYASSRLAERGEGATVAARHAACYLALARRLSERGGGGAGEMAFRRLVLERENLLAACDNALAVAPVTASTLERALGALVALEPDVMARGPVGLTLARLDKALELSVNVEVDPLPRAEALAVRGRVHHMEGRMTAAWTDLGEARAIYRELGAGEREKRVLVDLCIVAREECDTGAAWTLIQEALELPSGGDRWLDAYAVGNLGLLELGRRGVEAALPHLCSALELFRAIGDVAFEVGFLVNYALAIGEHGRTAEAVALLEDALEKAVRVGDRSGQALALVNLGCFLLDAGRAADAREQLGEAVRMGRQLGMRLVEGVALGEQGRALVALGALPAARVSLEDAVGLLARVSRWHSLRFSAHLSAVQATQGNLVAARQGFSALAQAPELQDDLVLRELTSVLRVAVDLAEAESAPHTEQGQRALMAARRRLMNARNAPAEAASSDLREALRLFDQRVVELEGGVLRA